GCGTTATATTTAATTCTAACTTACATACGCTAAGCAATGGGCTATTTACCACTCCGACTCATCATGTTATCAGGTTTGGCTGTGGTGGATCGAGGCAGAATTTATTTCAACACCCCTGCCGTAGTTGATGTAGATATGATAGTCTTTACTGTTGGATTTTGTTTTAGCTTAAGTAGTTGGTATCATTTGCTAGTTCTTTTACTTATGTTATTTTTGGTTGCAGGTGTTAATTTCGACACTTTTACAGTGGAAAAAAGttctaatttttaacaataattatattatgtgcATAGGAAAGTCGTTTTATGATACtaattttttctgaaaaaatcaTGCGGCCCGCGTTGTCAttcaaaattttgtatttggCCCTCCTGTGAAAAAGGTTGCACATGCCTGTACTAAACCATGTTgcctatgtttgtttttttttaattttacctttggcgtatatatattgtatgttttatggGTGTGTTGTATGTAAAgcaagattttgttttataaacagttgTATTGCTTTGAACAGATATcagaattttaatattaacccTATTACAATGAATGTTGACATGAAACTGGAGCCAAAAACAACATCTATTACTGACGAATATGACGTTGATTGGAACCAAAAACTCGGAACAGGAATTTCTGGCCCGGTTCGAGTGGCAACAAAACGCAGCACCGGGGATAAATACGCGATTAAGGTTGTTGTTGATCGCCCAAAAGCTCAGCAGGAAATACAGATGCATTGGATGTGTAGTGGCCATCCACATGTAGTTAATCTGTATGAAGTTTATCGCAATGAGCTTCAGTTTCCTGGTGAATCCGAATCCCAGTCACGTTTGTTGCTTGTGTTAGAATTGATGGATGGAGGAGAACTCTTCTTTCGCATCAGCAAGCAACATGGCTTTACTGAGCGGCATGCAGCAGCCACTACCATGCAGATAGCGCTTGCGGTACAGCATCTACATAGTTTAAATATCGCTCACAGAGACTTAAAACCAGAGAATCTGCTTTATAAAGACTCATCTGATGAGTCACCCATTAAGCTATGTGACTTTGGCTTTGCGAAACTTGATAATGGTGATTTGATGACCCCACAGTTTACACCCTATTACGTTTCACCACAAGTGCTGGAAGCACAACGACGACACAGAAGAGAGCGATCTAGTGTATCTGTATCGTCACCATATACTTATGATAAAAGCTGTGACATGTGTCNNNNNNNNNNNNNNNNNNNNNNNNNNNNNNNNNNNNNNNNNNNNNNNNNNNNNNNNNNNNNNNNNNNNNNNNNNNNNNNNNNNNNNNNNNNNNNNNNNNNNNNNNNNNNNNNNNNNNNNNNNNNNACCGCGATAGCTAAATGATGGAACGGtttgtgcaaatatttttaaaaatgcattttcctaaCACCCACTATACTAATTTGACACAAATCATGTCACAAGAAACCTTTATGcggtgaatttaaaatgatattacatttattacaaCGACGTATCAAATCGGCAGAAACAACTGATAAGTTTTACGCACGTTCATcgtggattaaaaatgtaacgatgattacgtcataatgcctTTGATAAATCCCTACATATTTTGAGCCAGCAACCaagaatagtttaaactttgaatGCATGTATATTGcgtttatgtgaattttaattggtgcaaatataagagcgaggagcgacgctcAGTAAATTGGTACCAacgcaaattgtaatatattattacaaagtatctttCCGGCcaagcttggacagaagccaaaaaacatctttgttggcaccgcacgagaaccagagtttcattacgtcatttttcacgagaataaattcacaatgATTGCTTCGCTTGTTATGTGTTAAATTGTATGCTACcacatgcgtcttcctttatttcctatgccggcgcagagcgtaaaaatgtgacgctcatacatgatgtttcgatctcgtggttcgttgggcagtgggcacattcctcccaattgttacgtaatgaaaTGTCAtagttaatatttatgttgcaataagacgAAACAATTAAGCGCACAATGACCAAATTgcagcacggcaatgtttgttgCTTGATCGAATTCGTTAGCTGATAATTACGAACACGCaacgaacataaaacattagatcgcagctttaacaaccGTTTCTATGTGGTGATGGTTagtaatacgctttataacaagatttggtagcttgggtgacagacgcacgtaaaacataatatgtccagattttctataaaattaaacgatcaccgtccggatttacaacttttacaatcctgaaAAGATCCAaacatgtataatgtatatatattagacTTGATTCTTTTAATGCtattatttagtttataatcAATCAAACATTGCCTTTAAATGTAACATGCATATAGAACTACTTACACAAAGAAGTTTCATGCTGAAGATTTTCAAAAAGTATATTTAGGGTTTGAAGTAGTTGCACACACACATAGTTGCCAGAATTTTGCTCCAGAATGTTCAGAAAAAACAGGAACATATTCTTTTCCAAGTAAAACCTGTGaaaattgtatataaaacTATAGGATTTAAAATAACCAATGCACATTATGTAAACTGACCAGgataataaaatatagcatAGCTTTAATTACTACAAATCTGAATGATCAATatcaataatatataatttatatatatattgttttgtgaagagaataaatattaagtagctagtaaaacaaatatatattaaaaagagCAGAACTTTGGACTTTTGTTAACACTTACGAATGCATGAGCAGTAAAATTTTGTActgaagaaatataaatagcCTACAGGTTCTTTACATAATGTAGAAACAGAGACAGAGACAAATAGTTCAAGATGTACAACCACAGCATTATGGTATAAACGTTGCTTACTCAAATACTGAACTATCATTTTGATCTCCCCAGATCAGGATTTCTGCCATCGATCGAAGAGCTTCAACAATTAAAGATTTGTTACTTTCTGTTACAGTCTGATTTTTGGTCAAAACATGATGAAGGTATctgaaatttattaaaataataatttaaacaggCTTATAAAAATTTGGCTCTTGcctaaaataaatgcaatagCATagtatgatttatttttaattttgtgccatttgtgctttttttaattagcaCAATTTAATTATGTTAACCTGACAGTGTGACGTGTCTTAATATTCGactatttaacaaaaatatttcgatTTTCGACCACAGATAAGCACCATAGACAGTGCCACGATTAACCAACTATTTAGATAGGTTCATGATTATTAGACTAAGACTATACAGGTACTGTAAGAGCATCATACATAATACATGATTTAATACCAGTACCAAACATCAATAACCAACAGACAATACTACAATATCTCTTTACAAACACCaatacacatttaaaacattggaACCAGTGAAAAGTTCTCTGGTacattacagattaggctggtggaaagtgttagaggttggtagttttATGGGTTAGTTAGGTGCGTTTAAAAGGTTAacaattattcaaaaaatgcttaaataaaaaatgcatttaaaagattaaaataaatattcagaaaattaacaaaaaaacagatgCGTACTTGAGATGTTCCAAAGAATGCGGATTTTTGGGTGGCTTTGGTCCTCCGAGCCAACCACGACGTTGCAGCatctttattatttgtatCCAATACGTTTAGTAAGTTTTAGTCACACAATTTTGTCATAAGGGTGTATAACAACTGCGACGCAATATCCTCTCTACAAATAAACAGTACCTGTGATACATCATTTTAAACACGCGATACCATacacatataataaaaaagaaatctaATGCAACACACATTATTCTCTAGTCATAGACTCATAATGAAGTTCTGTAAATGCACACTGCACAGGTACACAAATTACGTGCACAAAGGTGAGAGATCGCCTTTGtcttgcctttttcttacaCTTTACCTTTTTCTTTCGTTAACGGGAGGGATAGTCGTCTCATTGTGGTCTCATGCGGCGATTAACAATGACAACTGACCACTTAAACTTTTGTACTAGTTAAAAGTGTTTTGAcagtgtaaactgtaaaatttgTAGTGTATAGAAATGTACTGAACCATGTTGCCTATGTTTgttttcttcaattttt
The DNA window shown above is from Ciona intestinalis chromosome 3, KH, whole genome shotgun sequence and carries:
- the LOC100177625 gene encoding MAP kinase-activated protein kinase 5, producing the protein MPVLNHVAYVCFFLILPLAYIYCMFYGCVVCKARFCFINSCIALNRYQNFNINPITMNVDMKLEPKTTSITDEYDVDWNQKLGTGISGPVRVATKRSTGDKYAIKVVVDRPKAQQEIQMHWMCSGHPHVVNLYEVYRNELQFPGESESQSRLLLVLELMDGGELFFRISKQHGFTERHAAATTMQIALAVQHLHSLNIAHRDLKPENLLYKDSSDESPIKLCDFGFAKLDNGDLMTPQFTPYYVSPQVLEAQRRHRRERSSVSVSSPYTYDKSSTKNSLNFECMYIAFM
- the LOC113474125 gene encoding protein CLEC16A-like; the protein is MLQRRGWLGGPKPPKNPHSLEHLKYLHHVLTKNQTVTESNKSLIVEALRSMAEILIWGDQNDSSVFEFYLEKNMFLFFLNILEQNSGNYVCVQLLQTLNILFENLQHETSLCK